The Humulus lupulus chromosome 4, drHumLupu1.1, whole genome shotgun sequence genome has a window encoding:
- the LOC133830502 gene encoding probable serine/threonine-protein kinase PBL3, whose product MGNCLEGRSKVDSSLSSRTSTSGTTQSAYKSSNSLALSSLTLPTNSEKSTSGSLPTPRSEGEILSSPHLKAFTLNELKNATRNFRQDNLIGEGGFGYVYKGWIDEHTLSASRAGSGIVVAIKKLKPEGFQGHKEWLSEVNYLGQLHHPNLVKLVGYCVDGSNRLLVYEYMPKGSLENHLFRRGARPLSWAKRIRVAVDAARGLSFLHNSKEQVIYRDFKASNILLDSEFNAKLSDFGLAKSGPTGDRTHVSTQVMGTQGYAAPEYMATGRLTAKCDVYSFGVVLLELLSGRHAVDKTKVGVEQNLVDWAKPYLGDRRKLFRIMDTKLEGQYPQKGAFMVAILALQCIGEAKLRPQMSEVLHALEQLSVTKQAHSPSHPRLSTGNHSPVPPRLSSGNHSQVPKSPLKHSFPSPMNKSPRGSPVPPQLKSPRGL is encoded by the exons GAACCACACAAAGTGCATATAAAAGCAGCAATTCTTTAGCACTTTCAAGTCTGACTCTTCCCACAAACAGTGAAAAATCCACATCAGGAAGTCTTCCCACTCCTAGGTCTGAAGGAGAAATATTATCATCCCCACATTTAAAAGCATTTACATTGAATGAGCTCAAGAATGCTACCCGAAATTTCCGTCAAGACAATCTCATTGGGGAAGGTGGTTTTGGTTATGTTTACAAAGGATGGATTGATGAGCACACCCTCAGTGCTTCAAGGGCTGGAAGTGGAATAGTAGTTGCCATTAAGAAGCTTAAACCAGAAGGTTTTCAGGGCCATAAGGAATGGTTG TCGGAGGTGAATTATCTTGGTCAACTTCATCATCCAAATCTTGTTAAGCTTGTTGGATACTGTGTTGATGGGAGTAACCGGCTTCTGGTTTATGAATATATGCCTAAAGGCAGCTTGGAGAATCATCTATTTAGGA GAGGTGCCAGGCCACTCTCTTGGGCTAAAAGGATTAGAGTTGCTGTAGATGCAGCCCGAGGGCTCTCCTTCCTGCATAATTCTAAGGAACAAGTTATCTACCGTGATTTCAAGGCTTCAAACATCTTATTGGATTCA GAATTCAATGCGAAACTTTCAGACTTTGGTTTGGCAAAATCAGGCCCCACTGGTGATCGGACTCATGTTTCCACCCAAGTCATGGGTACTCAAGGCTATGCTGCACCTGAATATATGGCTACAG GTCGATTGACTGCAAAATGCGATGTCTATAGCTTTGGGGTTGTGCTACTCGAGCTGTTATCCGGACGCCATGCTGTTGACAAAACAAAAGTTGGTGTGGAGCAGAATCTAGTGGATTGGGCAAAACCCTATTTGGGTGACAGGCGAAAATTATTCCGTATCATGGACACCAAATTGGAGGGTCAGTATCCTCAAAAAGGAGCTTTCATGGTTGCAATCCTTGCTTTACAGTGCATCGGTGAGGCCAAACTTCGGCCACAAATGTCTGAAGTTCTGCATGCTCTGGAACAGCTTTCAGTTACCAAACAGGCACACAGTCCATCTCATCCCCGCCTGTCAACCGGCAACCATAGTCCAGTACCTCCCCGCCTGTCATCTGGCAACCACAGCCAAGTACCTAAGTCCCCATTGAAACACAGTTTTCCTTCACCTATGAACAAGAGTCCTAGAGGATCCCCAGTGCCACCTCAATTGAAATCTCCCCGAGGACTGTGA
- the LOC133832239 gene encoding uncharacterized protein LOC133832239: MDSDTNSENMNEEYIQQVIAEEMEIDELVLVVARTSVYYHNNFLVKEPCRNSPHTGWKFMMEIMDGNGRRCHEIFRMEKHVFCKLCDRLRSYGLKSSKSVRLEESVGMFMLILGHGAGNRMIQEHFQHSGESDSRQFSNVLEKMSMLALDEIRPPENFDEVPYYIRNNPRYWPYFKDCIGAIDETHVRVSLPVDKQIPYIGRKGCPTQNIMVVCGFDMLFTFVWASWEGTAHDTRIFLEALRNTHLNFPKPPNGKYYLVDAGYPNMKGYLAPYKGTRYNFPQFQQGSQPSGSKEVFNHAHSSLRSVIERFFGVWKARWETLPRMPNYKFDKQVAIVTASMALHNFIRRETINDIEFSSCDEANDDFVNDDDPNINLVRDESEMGVIRDKIATKLMLR; this comes from the exons ATGGATAGTGACACAAATTCAGAAAACATGAATGAAGAATATATACAACAAGTCATAGCAGAAGAAATGGAAATTGATGAACTTGTCCTTGTTGTTGCAAGAACATCagtatattatcataataattttTTGGTTAAGGAACCATGTAGAAATTCACCTCACACTGGCTGGAAATTTATGATGGAAATTATGGATGGAAATGGTCGACGATGTCATGAGATATTTCGAATGGAAAAACATGTTTTTTGTAAACTATGTGATAGATTGAGAAGTTATGGACTAAAATCTAGTAAAAGTGTGAGACTAGAAGAGTCAGTTGGTATGTTTATGTTGATTTTAGGACATGGTGCAGGAAATAGAAtgattcaagagcattttcagcATTCAGGTGAAAGTGATAGTAGACAATTTTCAAATGTATTGGAAAAAATGAGTATGCTTGCTTTGGATGAAATTAGACCACCTGAAAATTTTGATGAAGTCCCATATTATATACGAAACAATCCTAGATATTGGCCATACTTTAAG GATTGTATTGGAGCAATAGACGAAACACATGTTCGAGTTTCACTTCCAGTAGATAAACAAATACCATACATTGGAAGAAAGGGTTGTCCTACACAAAATATTATGGTTGTATGTGGATTTGATATGTTATTCACATTTGTATGGGCAAGTTGGGAAGGAACAGCACATGATACTCGTATATTTCTTGAAGCATTAAGAAATACACATCTTAATTTTCCTAAACCACCCAATG GTAAGTATTACTTAGTTGATGCAGGGTATCCAAACATGAAAGGTTATTTAGCTCCATATAAAGGGACAAGATACAATTTTCCTCAATTTCAACAAGGTAGTCAACCTAGTGGCTCTAAAGAAGTATTTAACCATGCTCATTCATCATTGCGCAGTGTTATTGAACGTTTTTTTGGTGTATGGAAAGCACGATGGGAAACTTTGCCACGAATGCCAAATTATAAGTTTGATAAACAAGTAGCTATTGTTACAGCTTCAATGGCTTTACATAATTTTATCAGGAGAGAGACCATTAATGACATAGAGTTCTCATCTTGtgatgaagcaaatgatgattTTGTAAATGACGATGACCCAAATATTAACTTAGTAAGAGATGAGAGTGAAATGGGAGTTATTCGTGATAAAATCGCAACTAAACTCATGCTTAGATAA